One Firmicutes bacterium CAG:345 genomic region harbors:
- a CDS encoding pseudouridine synthase (product inferred by homology to UniProt), with translation MINKKQFTCTKNGRLDEILAEHLQLSRSQAQKYIKQGVEIDGKKISKSGCSIKEGQVVTFYSLEIKEEEKPDLDIVPYKTIYEDNDILVINKPRGLVVHPSAGHKNDTLVNYLVHHYKTLSKQMEDENTDRPGIIHRIDKDTSGLLVIAKTPKSYISLAEQVANHSIDREYICIVHGVPSNKKFKVDACLGRDPKDRKKRTVVPEEQGKRAITHFTLLWTNGKYSVLSCKLETGRTHQIRVHLSFFHLPIVGDPMYGIESDQKLFSKGQLLHAYKITFNHPITQKNLQLYAPVDDYFKSSFENIINK, from the coding sequence ATGATAAATAAAAAACAATTTACTTGCACAAAAAATGGAAGATTGGATGAAATTTTAGCAGAACATCTTCAATTATCCCGCTCTCAAGCACAAAAATACATCAAACAAGGTGTTGAAATAGATGGTAAAAAAATATCTAAATCCGGTTGTTCAATAAAGGAAGGTCAAGTAGTTACCTTCTATTCTCTAGAAATTAAGGAAGAAGAAAAGCCTGATTTAGATATTGTACCTTACAAAACAATATACGAAGATAATGATATTCTAGTTATAAATAAGCCTAGAGGTTTAGTTGTTCATCCTTCAGCTGGTCATAAAAATGATACATTAGTCAATTATTTGGTTCATCATTATAAAACCTTATCTAAACAAATGGAAGATGAAAATACCGATCGTCCTGGAATAATCCATCGAATTGATAAAGATACTAGTGGACTTTTAGTTATAGCTAAAACTCCTAAATCATATATATCCTTAGCAGAACAAGTTGCTAATCATTCAATTGATCGGGAATATATATGTATTGTTCATGGAGTTCCATCTAATAAAAAATTCAAAGTTGATGCTTGTTTAGGTAGAGATCCAAAAGATAGAAAAAAAAGAACAGTTGTTCCAGAAGAACAAGGAAAACGTGCAATTACACATTTTACATTGCTTTGGACAAATGGAAAATATTCTGTTCTATCTTGTAAACTTGAAACAGGAAGGACCCACCAAATTCGTGTTCATCTTTCTTTTTTCCACCTTCCTATTGTTGGAGATCCTATGTATGGAATTGAAAGTGATCAAAAATTGTTTTCAAAAGGCCAACTTCTCCATGCCTATAAAATTACTTTCAATCATCCAATAACTCAAAAAAATTTGCAACTTTACGCTCCAGTAGATGATTATTTCAAATCTTCTTTTGAAAATATAATTAATAAATAA
- a CDS encoding lipoprotein signal peptidase (product inferred by homology to UniProt) — protein MNKFNLKECLKECKKGAIIVAKYYLWVIILLFILDIGSKQLMDHILKTPGNSITIIPHFFSFTLVYNTGAAWGIFGGQTWLLVSMSVICGLAMLFFLIYKAPKLSKMPKIALSLMIPGAFGNLIDRAFYEKGVIDFLQFTFIDFPVFNMADSYLVIGIIILIIWYIIVEINDIKNKNEKNQSDKDTANLSSAKEKLLEKSENEDKTDDK, from the coding sequence ATGAATAAATTCAATTTAAAAGAATGTCTAAAGGAATGTAAGAAAGGAGCCATTATAGTTGCCAAATATTATCTATGGGTAATAATCTTATTATTCATACTTGATATTGGCTCAAAACAATTAATGGATCATATTTTAAAAACTCCTGGAAATTCAATAACTATTATCCCACATTTTTTCTCTTTCACTTTAGTTTATAACACTGGTGCTGCTTGGGGAATATTTGGCGGACAGACATGGCTACTAGTTTCAATGTCTGTAATATGTGGTTTAGCTATGCTGTTTTTTCTCATTTACAAAGCGCCAAAACTATCAAAAATGCCTAAAATCGCTTTATCTTTAATGATTCCAGGTGCTTTTGGAAATCTTATAGATAGAGCCTTTTACGAAAAAGGTGTCATAGATTTCTTACAATTTACATTTATTGATTTTCCTGTTTTCAATATGGCAGATTCATATTTAGTAATCGGAATCATCATTTTGATTATTTGGTATATTATTGTTGAAATTAATGATATCAAAAACAAAAATGAAAAAAATCAATCTGATAAAGATACTGCAAATTTATCATCTGCCAAAGAAAAGCTTCTAGAAAAGTCTGAAAACGAGGATAAGACTGATGATAAATAA
- a CDS encoding degV family protein (product inferred by homology to UniProt) produces the protein MRKIKIITDSTSDLNEEHYKMLDAEILSLGVNFGEIHYVDRVDITTEEIYKKVKETNKLPKTNAVNVGEMLVSFEKYLKNNEDIIFVPISSKMSSNYNNALFAKEELEKEYGDHIRVLDSGSLSSGIGLQLFAIKKDIDDGKTLDEVYELAVERTKRVNAEFVVDTMEYLYKGGRCNGLSYFFGKNFHLHPVILVQNGNMVVHKITRGNLNMGVDFQVEEFKKCLDEDNVILDHIFVTHSGVEGQDKYMLDKVTSLLKDPSIVEITRAGSIVASHCGPGTIGLLYIKKR, from the coding sequence ATGAGAAAAATTAAAATTATTACAGATTCAACATCTGACTTAAATGAAGAACATTATAAAATGCTCGATGCTGAAATTTTGTCTTTGGGCGTAAATTTTGGAGAAATTCATTATGTTGATAGAGTAGATATTACTACTGAGGAAATTTATAAAAAAGTCAAAGAGACTAATAAGCTTCCAAAAACTAATGCTGTTAATGTTGGAGAAATGCTAGTATCTTTTGAAAAATATTTAAAAAATAATGAAGATATTATATTTGTTCCAATTTCTAGCAAAATGTCTAGCAATTACAATAATGCTTTGTTTGCCAAAGAAGAATTAGAAAAAGAATATGGTGACCATATTAGAGTACTTGATTCAGGTTCATTATCTTCTGGTATAGGACTTCAATTATTTGCTATAAAAAAAGATATAGATGATGGAAAGACTCTTGATGAAGTCTATGAATTGGCGGTCGAAAGAACGAAAAGAGTTAACGCTGAATTTGTTGTTGATACAATGGAATATTTATATAAGGGCGGAAGATGTAATGGATTAAGTTACTTTTTTGGAAAGAATTTTCATTTGCATCCTGTAATTTTAGTTCAAAATGGTAATATGGTGGTTCATAAAATTACACGTGGAAACTTGAATATGGGTGTTGATTTTCAAGTTGAAGAATTTAAAAAATGCCTTGATGAAGACAATGTTATTTTGGATCATATTTTTGTTACGCATTCAGGTGTAGAAGGCCAAGATAAATATATGTTAGATAAGGTAACTTCTTTATTAAAAGATCCAAGTATTGTTGAAATTACTCGTGCTGGTAGCATTGTTGCTAGTCATTGTGGTCCTGGCACAATAGGATTGTTATATATAAAAAAGAGATAG
- a CDS encoding isoleucine--tRNA ligase (product inferred by homology to UniProt) has protein sequence MELKETLIMPKGTFEMRGNLPTKEPVYLKRWQEMDLYNEVLKKNEGHDAFYLHDGPPYANNDIHAGHALNKIVKDMIIRYKALKGFYTPFTPGWDTHGLPIENAVSKNGADRRKMSTVDFRNLCMKYALKEVEKQKSQMVRLGLIGDFNNPYITLKPEYEKAQIQVFASMALQGYIYRGLKPVNWSWSSESALAEAEIEYQDVEATTIYVAFKSLDEKGPIKKGDSFIIWTTTPWTIPANLAVCLNPKMEYGIYETKFGRIILATKLAGEFFKKVNIENIEPVEKFVGQDAEYINLKHPLYDRTSLVIVGDHVTDDAGTGCVHTAPGHGQDDYKVCLKYDIKPFCPVDDHGKMMEEAGPRLAGKFYEEANDIVLNMLKEVGALLYSEKIVHSYPHDWRTHKPLIFRATTQWFASLKPFKNELLKAVDEMEFKPSWGKKRLSQMIENRDDWCISRQRVWGVPIPIIYCEDGTPIVEKEVFDHIADIIGEKGSAAWFELSEKELLPEGYTNSHSPNGIYTKEKDIMDVWFDSGSSFLSVDKNRNRPFPADLYLEGNDQYRGWYNSSLILSIATTGIKPCKKIITHGMMVDANGEKFSKSKGNGVDPNKICSTYGADIFRFWVASVDFTQETRLSEDLIKICSENYRKIRNTFKFMLANLYDSKDEFADLTGNIELGMVDKLILNELGLVVKNVDKAYNNCDFNIACSTILNFVVNDLSAFYLKIAKDFLYCERKDSKLRKAIQYTMLKITKDLAIMLSPIIPFTTDEVNDHLPPYAKIEKNIALGDFPIEEFDAKLHEEYLTLNNIMKKVKVEVESLVQSKEINSFSEAEVDYKPEENEKEVINNLGEAELARCLSITAIHLSDKIASYKTSKHRCDRCWNFVDDIHEHGEDHLCSRCLDIIENHE, from the coding sequence ATGGAATTAAAAGAAACTCTAATTATGCCTAAAGGCACCTTTGAAATGAGAGGAAATCTCCCAACAAAAGAGCCTGTATACTTAAAAAGATGGCAAGAAATGGACCTCTATAACGAAGTCTTAAAAAAGAATGAAGGCCATGATGCATTCTATCTTCATGATGGTCCTCCATATGCTAATAACGATATCCACGCTGGTCATGCTTTGAACAAAATTGTTAAAGATATGATTATCCGTTATAAAGCATTAAAAGGATTTTATACTCCGTTTACTCCAGGTTGGGATACTCACGGACTTCCTATCGAAAATGCAGTAAGTAAAAATGGCGCTGATAGACGAAAAATGTCAACCGTTGATTTTCGCAACCTTTGTATGAAATATGCCTTAAAAGAAGTTGAAAAACAAAAAAGCCAAATGGTAAGATTAGGTCTTATTGGTGATTTTAACAATCCATATATAACTCTAAAACCTGAATATGAAAAAGCACAAATTCAAGTTTTTGCTTCTATGGCATTACAAGGATATATTTATCGTGGACTAAAACCTGTTAACTGGTCTTGGAGCTCAGAATCCGCTTTAGCAGAAGCAGAAATCGAATATCAAGATGTTGAAGCAACAACAATTTATGTTGCCTTTAAATCATTAGATGAAAAAGGTCCTATTAAAAAAGGCGATTCATTTATAATTTGGACTACAACACCTTGGACAATTCCAGCAAACCTTGCTGTTTGTTTAAACCCTAAGATGGAATACGGAATTTATGAAACAAAATTTGGTCGTATAATCCTTGCAACTAAACTTGCTGGAGAATTCTTTAAAAAAGTTAATATTGAAAATATTGAACCTGTTGAAAAATTTGTTGGACAAGATGCTGAATATATTAACTTAAAACACCCTCTTTATGATCGTACCTCATTAGTAATAGTCGGTGACCATGTTACCGATGATGCTGGTACTGGATGCGTTCATACTGCACCAGGTCATGGTCAAGATGACTATAAAGTTTGCTTAAAATATGATATCAAGCCATTTTGTCCAGTCGATGATCATGGAAAAATGATGGAAGAGGCAGGTCCAAGATTAGCTGGAAAATTCTATGAAGAAGCCAATGACATCGTTTTGAACATGTTAAAAGAAGTAGGTGCTCTATTATATTCTGAAAAAATAGTTCACTCTTATCCTCATGATTGGAGAACACATAAACCTCTTATCTTCCGTGCTACAACTCAATGGTTTGCCTCTTTAAAGCCATTTAAAAATGAATTGCTAAAAGCAGTAGATGAAATGGAGTTTAAACCTTCCTGGGGTAAAAAACGTTTATCCCAAATGATTGAGAATCGTGATGATTGGTGCATATCAAGGCAAAGAGTATGGGGTGTTCCAATTCCAATTATCTATTGTGAAGATGGTACTCCTATTGTTGAGAAAGAGGTGTTTGACCATATTGCTGATATCATTGGTGAAAAAGGCTCTGCAGCTTGGTTTGAATTAAGTGAAAAAGAATTATTACCTGAAGGATATACCAATAGTCATTCTCCTAATGGCATTTATACTAAAGAAAAAGACATTATGGATGTTTGGTTCGATTCAGGTTCAAGCTTCTTATCTGTAGATAAAAATAGAAATAGACCTTTCCCTGCCGATTTATATTTAGAAGGTAACGATCAATATCGTGGTTGGTATAACTCTTCTTTAATTCTTTCAATTGCTACTACTGGTATTAAGCCATGTAAAAAAATTATCACACATGGAATGATGGTCGATGCTAATGGTGAAAAATTCTCAAAATCTAAAGGGAACGGAGTTGATCCTAACAAAATTTGTTCCACATATGGAGCTGATATCTTCCGTTTTTGGGTCGCTTCAGTTGACTTTACTCAAGAAACTCGCCTATCAGAAGATTTAATTAAAATTTGTTCAGAAAATTACAGAAAAATTAGAAATACATTCAAATTCATGTTAGCTAATCTTTATGATTCAAAAGATGAATTTGCAGATTTAACTGGTAATATTGAACTTGGAATGGTTGATAAATTAATTCTCAATGAATTAGGATTAGTTGTAAAAAATGTTGATAAAGCATATAACAATTGTGATTTCAATATTGCATGCTCAACTATTTTAAATTTTGTTGTCAACGACTTATCTGCCTTCTATTTAAAAATTGCAAAAGACTTCTTATATTGTGAAAGAAAAGACTCCAAACTTAGAAAAGCTATTCAATACACAATGTTAAAAATTACTAAAGATTTAGCAATAATGCTCTCACCTATTATTCCTTTCACTACAGATGAAGTAAATGATCATTTACCTCCTTACGCAAAAATTGAAAAAAATATTGCTCTTGGAGATTTCCCAATTGAAGAATTTGATGCAAAACTTCATGAAGAATATTTGACACTTAACAACATCATGAAAAAAGTTAAAGTTGAAGTAGAAAGCTTAGTTCAATCAAAAGAAATTAATTCATTCAGTGAAGCAGAAGTTGACTATAAACCAGAAGAAAATGAGAAAGAAGTAATTAATAATTTAGGTGAAGCTGAATTAGCTAGATGCTTAAGCATAACAGCTATTCACTTATCCGATAAAATTGCTTCATATAAAACCAGTAAGCATAGATGTGATCGCTGTTGGAACTTTGTTGATGATATTCATGAACATGGTGAAGATCATCTTTGCTCTCGTTGTTTAGATATTATTGAAAATCATGAATAA